In Phacochoerus africanus isolate WHEZ1 chromosome 2, ROS_Pafr_v1, whole genome shotgun sequence, one DNA window encodes the following:
- the LOC125121380 gene encoding olfactory receptor 1L3-like, protein MYLVTLMGNLLIVLAIRSDPQLQNPMYFFLSVLSFADICYTTVIVPKMLVNFLSETKTISYTECLAQMYFFLAFGNMDSYLLAAMAIDRYVAICNPFHYVTVMNHRRCVLLLAAFTAFSYLHSLLHVLLVSRLTFCASNVIHHFFCDVNPVLKLACSSTSVNRVVAMTEGLASVMAPFGCIVISYLRILIAVLKIPSAAGKRKAFSTCSSHLTVVTLFYGSISYVYFQPLSSYSVKDRMATVIYTVLTSMLNPFIYSLRNKDMKQGLEKLISRIKSQMDSLSTAKANKICGP, encoded by the coding sequence ATGTACCTGGTCACCTTGATGGGAAACCTGCTCATTGTCTTGGCTATCCGCTCTGATCCTCAACTCCAAAatcccatgtatttcttcctaaGCGTCTTGTCCTTTGCTGATATTTGCTACACAACAGTTATAGTCCCCAAGATGTTGGTGAACTTCTTATCAGAGACAAAGACCATTTCCTACACTGAATGTCTGGCACAGATGTATTTCTTCCTGGCCTTTGGAAACATGGACAGTTATCTCCTGGCAGCTATGGCCATTGACCGCTATGTAGCCATTTGTAACCCTTTCCACTATGTCACTGTTATGAACCACAGACGCTGTGTGCTGCTATTGGCCGCCTTCACAGCTTTCTCCTACCTTCACTCCCTCCTGCATGTCCTCCTGGTCAGTCGGCTCACCTTCTGTGCATCAAATGTTATCCATCACTTCTTCTGTGATGTGAACCCCGTTCTGAAGCTGGCCTGCTCTTCTACATCTGTCAATAGAGTTGTTGCCATGACAGAAGGGCTGGCCTCTGTGATGGCCCCATTTGGCTGCATTGTCATCTCTTACCTGAGAATCCTCATTGCTGTCCTCAAAATCCCCTCAGCTGCTGGAAAACgcaaagccttctccacctgcagcTCCCATCTCACTGTGGTGACTCTGTTTTATGGGAGTATTAGTTATGTCTATTTCCAGCCATTGTCCAGCTACTCTGTCAAGGACCGAATGGCAACAGTCATCTACACTGTGCTGACATCAATGCTGAACCCATTTATCTACAGtttaagaaataaagacatgaaaCAGGGCTTGGAGAAACTGATAAGCAGAATTAAGTCTCAAATGGATAGTCTTTCTACTGCAAAAGCCAACAAAATTTGTGGACCCTGA